The proteins below are encoded in one region of Halorhodospira halochloris:
- a CDS encoding WGR domain-containing protein, with the protein MIGYHHRNPYQGYPLLEQQDDVELVRIDPEKNVWRFYYLWLAPDFFCSVRLVRFWGRISTSGGQHRVEPFDDIEQARDALAKIVNQKLRRGYRYKGAL; encoded by the coding sequence GTGATCGGCTATCACCACCGTAACCCTTACCAAGGCTACCCGCTTCTTGAGCAACAGGATGATGTAGAGCTAGTGCGTATTGACCCTGAGAAGAACGTGTGGCGATTTTACTATCTCTGGCTAGCACCAGATTTTTTCTGCTCAGTAAGACTGGTGCGCTTCTGGGGAAGAATCAGCACTAGTGGAGGACAGCACCGGGTAGAACCATTTGATGATATCGAGCAGGCGCGCGATGCCCTCGCAAAGATCGTTAATCAGAAGCTGCGCCGGGGATATAGATACAAAGGTGCGCTTTAG